TTCCAGAAACCCTGCTGCCCCAGAATGTAGGCCACCGGCTCACCGGCCCGACGACGCAACAGAAACTGCGAGAAGGCCAATGCCGCTTCGCTGCTGACAATTTTCTCTGGCCATGTGTGCAAGTAACTGCGCGACTTGCCCAGGGCGGCAGCCAATAGCAGCTCCGCATCAAGACGGGCAGTTGGCGAGTCAGGCAGTTCAGCAGCCCGTAACAAGCTGGCAATAATAGTCATTTATTCACCCAGGGCGGTCAGTTGATCAGCCTGAAACTCCGCCAATAATGGCTCGATAACGGCATCAACGCCGCCAGCCAGTACGTCATCCAAGGAATACAGGGTCAGGTTGACGCGATGGTCGGTCACTCGCCCCTGCGCGAAATTGTAAGTGCGGATCCGCTCGGAGCGATCCCCCGAGCCCACCAGCGATTTGCGCTCGCTGGCAATCGCATTGGCCGCAGCACTGGTTTGCTGGTCATTCAACTTGGCGGAAAGCCAGGACATCGCCCGCGCCCGGTTTTTATGCTGGGAACGCTCTTCCTGGCACTCCACCACTATGCCCGAGGGCAAGTGCGTGATACGGATCGCCGAGTCAGTCTTGTTGACGTGCTGACCACCCGCCCCGAGGAGCGGTAGGTATCGACCCGCAAATCCGACGGATTGATCTCAATGGCTTCTTGCTCATCCGGCTCAGGCAATACGGCCACGGTGCAGGCAGAGGTGTGGATACGACCCTGGGATTCGGTGGCGGGGACGCGCTGCACGCGATGTACACCCGACTCGAACTTCAGCTTGCCGTAAACATTCTCGCCTTCGACGCGAGCAATGACTTCTTTATAGCCGCCATGTTCGCCGCTGTTTTCTGACAGGATTTCCAGCTTCCAGCCACGACGCTCGGCGTAACGGGAATACATGCGAAACAGGTCGCCGGCAAAAATGGCCGCTTCATCGCCACCGGTCCCGGCGCGAATTTCGAGGAATACGTTGCGCCCGTCATTAGGGTCTTTAGGCAACAGCATGCGCTGCAAGTCACCTTCAAGCTCGACCAGGCGCTCTTTGGCTTCGCGAACTTCTTCGACCGCCATTTCACGCATGTCCGGGTCGCTATCCTTGAGCAACGCCTGTGCGCCTTCAAGGTCTGCCTGTACTTTCAGCCACAGCCCGTAAGCCGTAACAATGGGTTCAACTTCGGCGTATTCCTTGGAATAGGCGCGGAATTTGGTTTGATCAGAAATGACTTCGCCATCGCCAAGCAATGCGGTCAGTTCTTCAAAACGGTCCTGGAGGATGTCCAGCTTATTAAGCAGTGACGCTTTCATTACTATTTTTTATCCGCAGAGCTATGCGAGGAGCCCTCACCGAGGGCAAAAAGTTCTTGGGCCATGGCCAGCGCATCGAGGCGGCCTTCGGCAGAAAGCTTCTTCAGCTGGACGCTGGGTGCGTGCAGCAACTTATTGGTCAGACCGCGCGCCAGCTGTACCAGTACGTCTTCAGGGTTGCTGCCGTTGGCGAGCATACGCTGGGCTTTTTGCAGTTCTTCGTCGCGCAAGCGCTCGCTTTGCTGGCGGTAGGCCTTAAGCACATCGACCGCAGCCAGCTCACGCAAACGCACCATAAAGTCGTCAGCGCCAATGCTGACCATCTCTTCTGCCGCCTGAGCTGCGCCCTGACGACTCTTGAGGTTTTCGGCAACCACCTCGTGAAGATCATCGACGGTATAGAGGTAAACGTCGTCCAGCTCGCCGACTTCCGGCTCGATATCGCGGGGAACAGCAATATCGACCATAAAAATAGGCTTGTGCTTGCGCAGCTTCAAGGCGCTTTCGACCGCGCCCTTGCCCAAGATCGGCAACTGGCTGGCGGTGGAACTGATAACGATATCGCTATGCACCAGCTCTTGAGGGATGTCCGACAGCAGCACCGCGTGGGCTCCGAACTGTGCAGCCAACGTGCTGGCGCGCTCCAGGGTACGGTTGGCCACCACGATACGCTTGACCCCCAGGTCGTGCAGGTGACGGGCGACCAGGGTAATGGTCTCGCCCGCACCGATCAGCAAGGCCTGGCTGCGCTGCAAGTCGCTGAAGATCTGCTTGGCCAGACTGACGGCGGCAAAGGCCACAGACAC
This genomic stretch from Pseudomonas deceptionensis harbors:
- the hemA gene encoding glutamyl-tRNA reductase, producing the protein MAFLALGINHKTASVDVRERVAFTPEQLVEALQQLCRLTDSREAAILSTCNRSELYIEQDHLSPDSVLKWLADYHNLSLEELRACAYVHEDDAAVRHMMRVASGLDSLVLGEPQILGQMKSAYAVAREAGTVGPLLGRLFQATFNSAKQVRTDTAIGENPVSVAFAAVSLAKQIFSDLQRSQALLIGAGETITLVARHLHDLGVKRIVVANRTLERASTLAAQFGAHAVLLSDIPQELVHSDIVISSTASQLPILGKGAVESALKLRKHKPIFMVDIAVPRDIEPEVGELDDVYLYTVDDLHEVVAENLKSRQGAAQAAEEMVSIGADDFMVRLRELAAVDVLKAYRQQSERLRDEELQKAQRMLANGSNPEDVLVQLARGLTNKLLHAPSVQLKKLSAEGRLDALAMAQELFALGEGSSHSSADKK